The proteins below come from a single Malus domestica chromosome 03, GDT2T_hap1 genomic window:
- the LOC103432478 gene encoding protein VAPYRIN-LIKE-like, with protein sequence MREEEKDKIKQPNRSPFSSIPKPQHRIFPRNKLSRKISSFSSAMDRLVKPDVKEVELNFKRDQKCSTTFRLSNLMHTMPVAVSLTTNNPSLFSFTHPLSIIPPLSSSSYTLLLSQPSDEPPISLTATPHDVINVKASMLPTGKAHPEELRRLFARPGPHVFRDATIPISFVGPHVVEFLISQHTRISAFDSFFNKAISGCSGAELTALLGPAIASGNANLVSDLIEAGAVVNRRDSDSGSLLSLCVRTGNVEIVKVLIASGCGIGNSADMVLHDAAAINRVDLFEILCKCFTGIDVNCVDPDGRTPIHIAAAHGHVEMLKYCISVGGNAEVSDSKGWNPLHCAAEKGHLEAAKCLLTSSKLKYAVTKDGRTAFDLAATNGHSCLLGCLRYDDVLHRTARSDDAHGIKSCLAEGADVNGRDQNGWTPLHRAAFKGRIECVKVLLNHGAVVDAVDDVGYTPLHCAAEAGHVQVALLLIAHGARANVKSLEGIVPTNLDRFKTHPSLISHNENNVQLKRFFDDISC encoded by the coding sequence atgagggaggaagaaaaggataaaattaaacaaccaaaccgatcaccattttcatcaataCCAAAACCCCAACACCGAATTTTCCCGAGAAATAAACTTTCCCGGAAAATTTCCAGTTTCAGTTCCGCCATGGACAGGCTGGTGAAGCCAGACGTGAAGGAAGTGGAGCTCAACTTCAAGAGAGACCAAAAGTGCAGCACAACCTTCCGGCTGAGCAACCTCATGCACACCATGCCCGTCGCCGTCTCCCTCACCACCAACAACCCATCTCTCTTTTCCTTCACTCACCCCCTCTCCATAATCCCGCcgctctcttcctcctcctacACCCTCCTCCTCTCACAGCCGTCCGATGAGCCCCCGATATCCCTCACGGCCACCCCTCATGACGTCATCAACGTCAAGGCCTCCATGCTCCCCACCGGAAAAGCCCACCCGGAGGAACTCCGCCGCCTGTTCGCCCGGCCCGGGCCTCACGTTTTCCGGGACGCCACCATACCCATATCGTTCGTGGGTCCGCACGTGGTTGAGTTTCTGATTTCTCAGCACACCCGGATCTCGGCATTCGATTCGTTTTTCAACAAGGCGATTTCTGGGTGCTCTGGGGCTGAGCTCACGGCGCTGCTCGGTCCCGCCATAGCTTCCGGGAATGCTAATTTGGTCTCCGACTTGATTGAAGCCGGTGCGGTTGTGAATCGGAGAGATTCGGATTCCGGATCTTTGCTATCTCTCTGTGTTCGAACCGGAAACGTTGAGATTGTAAAGGTCCTGATCGCCTCTGGATGTGGAATCGGTAACTCGGCCGACATGGTTTTGCACGATGCGGCGGCGATCAACCGGGTCGATTTGTTTGAGATTTTGTGTAAGTGTTTCACCGGAATCGACGTCAATTGTGTTGATCCGGACGGTCGGACTCCCATTCATATCGCGGCGGCGCACGGCCACGTTGAGATGTTGAAGTATTGTATTTCGGTCGGAGGCAATGCGGAAGTTTCAGACTCAAAAGGTTGGAATCCGCTTCACTGCGCGGCGGAGAAGGGGCATTTGGAGGCCGCCAAGTGTTTGTTGACGTCCTCCAAGTTGAAATACGCCGTCACGAAAGACGGAAGGACGGCTTTCGACCTCGCCGCCACAAACGGGCATTCCTGTCTTCTCGGTTGTCTACGATACGACGACGTTCTGCACCGGACGGCGAGGTCGGACGACGCACACGGGATAAAGAGTTGCCTTGCGGAAGGGGCAGACGTGAACGGGAGAGACCAGAATGGCTGGACCCCTTTGCACAGGGCGGCGTTCAAAGGGAGGATCGAGTGTGTGAAGGTGTTGCTTAATCATGGTGCGGTGGTGGATGCGGTGGATGATGTCGGCTACACGCCGCTGCATTGCGCGGCGGAGGCGGGGCACGTGCAGGTGGCTCTGTTGCTGATTGCTCATGGAGCTCGAGCCAACGTGAAGAGCTTGGAGGGAATTGTTCCTACCAATTTGGACCGTTTCAAGACCCACCCTTCTCTGATTTCACATAACGAAAATAACGTGCAACTGAAACGTTTTTTTGACGATATCTCATGTTGA
- the LOC114824244 gene encoding uncharacterized protein: MASTSQRTLILLIALLALSLFAISATASRPCKTFFVSSYSFSLRHLPSSSSPSGFVTVVTEIGQLRPVHIHPARSEDVFVPHHHHDSKKRSQTAPLFPFIGTASLLSSYDLNSLCDRTKDILSVVVSLLFGVGCDALTAANMYLAWSVFISRHDDSGSNSFKLFNLRVEMHLGQLLFITGSYCSFQGIELHLLKGPSYTGSALRGLSCLLIENLTEV, from the exons ATGGCGTCAACGAGTCAACGAACCCTCATTCTCCTCATCGCTCTCCTCGCCCTTTCCCTCTTCGCCATCTCCGCCACCGCATCAAGGCCCTGCAAAACGTTCTTCGTTTCCTCCTACTCTTTCTCCCTCCGCCATctcccctcctcctcttccCCCTCCGGCTTCGTCACCGTCGTCACCGAAATCGGACAGCTCCGCCCTGTCCACATCCACCCTGCCCGCTCAGAAGACGTCTTTGTCCCACACCACCACCACGACAGCAAGAAGCGATCTCAGACGGCACCGCTCTTTCCTTTCATTGGAACGGCTTCTTTGTTGTCATCCTACGACCTCAACTCCCTGTGCGATCGCACCAAGGACATCCTGAGCGTCGTCGTTTCGTTGCTTTTCGGCGTTGGCTGCGACGCGCTCACCGCCGCCAATATGTACCTGGCTTGGTCCGTCTTCATCAGTCGCCACGACGACAGCGGCTCCAACTCTTTCAA GCTATTCAATTTAAGAGTGGAGATGCACTTGGGGCAGTTACTATTCATAacaggcagttactgttcatttcAGGGGATTGAGTTGCATTTGCTCAAGGGGCCTTCCTACACTGGAAGTGCTCTTAGGGGATTGAGTTGCCTATTAATAGAAAATTTAACGGAAGTCTAA